In Macadamia integrifolia cultivar HAES 741 chromosome 13, SCU_Mint_v3, whole genome shotgun sequence, one DNA window encodes the following:
- the LOC122059640 gene encoding nucleolar complex protein 2 homolog: MSAQDSASYDEDEVMEEEEEKEEEMEEAKAPISKSRKKAGEHMEQLQRLQEKDPEFYEFLKVHDKELLEFEDDIDQDTETDVDELQENAETDMHDKEHQAGVGRIVQEPTKNVITMATVDSWCSAIKENSKLSAVRSLMRAFRTACHHGDDGGDEPSSKFSILSSSVFNKIMLFVLNEMDAILRRLLKFPASGGKKESIINLKSTRQWKNHGNLVKSYLGNALHVLNQMTDTEMISFTLRRLRYSSVFLAAFPSFLRKYIKVTLHFWGTGGGALPVVSFLFIRDLCIRLGADCLDEFFKGVYKGYVLNCQSVNAMKLQHLQFLANCVTELCGVDLPTAYQHAFVFIRQLAMILREALNMKTKESYKKVYGWKFMSCLELWTGAICAYSSEPDFQPLAYPLTQIISGVARMVPTARYFPLRLRCARMLNRIAACTCTFVPVSFLLLDMLEMKELNRRPTGGVGKAVDLRTLLKVQKPVLKTRAFQEACVFSVIEELAEHLAQWSYSIAFFELAFIPTVRLRSFCKTTKIERFRREIRELISQIEANAEFTNARRTNVSFLPNDPAAAAFLEAEKESGASPLSQYVVTLRQKAQQRSDSMVESSVIVGAHSSVFDRKKSESDDDDDVQDKEEGAAVFSSSSWLPGSSIKSEDPKQVKTKKRKRELKQQDEVALVEDVVGDLVLSSDEDDSISDTAFVEEEEEEEDESRLVSSKRGTQKQKYFKDSSSKNKGHSHGKKPKKRKRAKQAK, translated from the exons ATGAGTGCTCAAGATTCAG CTAGTTATGACGAAGATGAAGTgatggaggaagaggaggagaaggaagaggagatggAGGAGGCGAAAGCTCCCATCTCAAAATCTCGTAAAAAAGCAGGGGAGCATATGGAGCAATTACAAAGGCTTCAAGAAAAG GACCCGGAATTCTATGAATTCTTGAAAGTGCATGATAAGGAGCTTCTAGAATTCGAGGATGACATTGAT CAAGATACTGAAACTGATGTGGATGAACTGCAAGAAAATGCTGAAACTGACATGCATGACAAAGAGCATCAGGCTGGTGTTGGAAGGATTGTACAGGAACCAACAAAGAATGTAATTACAATGGCAACCGTTGATTCCTGGTGTAGCGCAATCAAAGAAAACAGCAAGCTAAGCGCTGTCCGTTCACTTATGCGAGCTTTTAGGACTGCTTGTCATCATGGTGATGATGGGGGAGACGAGCCTTCATCAAAATTTAGCATCCTGTCTAGTAGTGTCTTCAATAAAATCATGCTGTTTGTTCTAAATGAGATGGATGCAATTCTTCGCCGATTGTTGAAATTTCCTGCTTCTGGTGGAAAGAAAGAATCCATAATAAATTTGAAGAGCACCAGACAATGGAAAAATCATGGCAATTTAGTGAAGTCATATCTTGGAAACGCCCTCCATGTGTTGAATCAAATGACAGACACAGAAATGATCTCATTCACTTTAAGGCGTCTTAGATACTCATCTGTATTTTTGGCTGCCTTCCCAAGCTTCTTGAGGAAGTACATTAAG GTCACTCTTCACTTTTGGGGTACTGGGGGTGGTGCCCTTCCAGTTGTCTCTTTTCTGTTTATAAGAGATTTGTGCATTCGGCTAGGAGCAGATTGTCTGGATGAGTTCTTTAAAGGAGTATACAAGGGCTATGTTTTGAACTGCCAGTCTGTAAATGCAATGAAGTTGCAACATCTTCAATTTCTTGCAAACTGCGTCACTGAATTATGTGGAGTGGACCTACCAACTGCATACCAACATGCCTTTGTATTCATTCGACAGTTGGCTATGATTTTGCGGGAAGCACTTAATATGAAAACCAAG GAATCATATAAGAAGGTATATGGATGGAAGTTCATGAGTTGCCTTGAGCTTTGGACTGGAGCTATATGTGCCTATAGTTCTGAACCTGATTTTCAACCTCTTGCATACCCACTGACCCAAATAATTTCTGGGGTGGCTCGTATGGTTCCAACTGCCCGTTACTTTCCGCTCAGGTTGAGATGTGCTAGAATGCTCAACAGGATTGCAGCTTGTACTTGTACATTTGTCCCAGTTTCGTTCCTCCTGCTGGATATGCTGGAGATGAAAGAACTAAATAGGCGCCCCACTGGAGGCGTTGGCAAAGCTGTTGATCTGCGTACCCTACTGAag GTCCAGAAGCCTGTATTGAAGACACGTGCATTTCAGGAGGCATGTGTGTTCTCTGTCATCGAAGAACTTGCTGAACATTTAGCTCAGTGGAGCTATTCCATTGCTTTTTTTGAGTTGGCATTTATTCCAACTGTACGATTGCGAAGCTTTTGCAAAACTACCAAAATTGAGAGGTTTCGGCGAGAAATTAGAGAACTTATATCTCAG ATCGAGGCTAATGCTGAATTTACAAATGCAAGGCGTACAAATGTTTCATTTTTACCTAATGATCCTGCTGCAGCAGCATTTCTTGAG GCTGAGAAGGAATCAGGAGCCAGCCCTCTGTCACAATATGTTGTTACTCTGCGCCAAAAGGCACAGCAAAGAAGTGATTCGATGGTGGAATCAAG TGTTATTGTTGGAGCACACTCGTCTGTCTTCGACCGTAAGAAATCAGAAtctgatgacgacgacgatgttCAAGATAAAGAAGAAGGTGCTGCAGTATTTAGCTCATCATCCTGGTTACCAGGAAGCAGTATCAA GAGTGAAGATCCAAAGCAGGTGAagacaaagaaaaggaagagagaactGAAACAGCAAGATGAAGTAGCTTTAGTGGAGGATGTTGTGGGGGACTTGGTATTAAGTTCAGATGAAGATGATTCGATAAGTGACACCGCTTTTgtagaggaagaggaagaggaagaggatgaaTCAAGATTGGTGTCTTCAAAACGGGGAACACAGAAACAGAAATATTTTAAGGATtcatcatcaaaaaataaaggacACTCCCATGGCAAGAAgccaaagaagaggaagagagctAAACAGGCAAAGTAG
- the LOC122059639 gene encoding uncharacterized protein LOC122059639 codes for MAKGGCVGEQLVTSSYGSPVPLIGLYIVAATLVCFFCMTFDLVYGFIRKKPFLPCKLFPMNAFTMTMVAIATKIPVDLTTPMPRAEDQLSKLTGTALLCTSLGFYLPSLGTMGTSERYGNLAALSVMVITVVANVCIQMGTGVIFAFTTEHIIIMVCILVLLVLMWSSAIAFRAQKEPWKPIYNDLIKDLKHEKGVQGLRKLLVKLHIINYTGNPQTLLCEIAHNHTFGLVCALSSAVVLEAMLRSFALKTVRLYCGSGVSDYKWSIPILIVAQFLTIAVGNFSIIFRWLSFVIHTDGSVVYLRPELELEFLKLKAFSFRFFHRKLSNVFLVSKNFILDVLIRTQIMLFICSGFLWSPIAIVKILFLGETYEHIFDEESRDIKEMLKEMSTSHSEIERFVFVCVEFNPYNTWMSKMAMRDMMRWRNTYKRDCPTHLIQLIPNCPAFASKSECAFSFIRKLEATGKGYLKRSIASDYEYKVSCVSVLVLSAMLAELLPSSSHKESLMQSLKESFEIIYYVDQKTTHTPSEYDQIKWMVAKDVWAQWENPNHWFQAEIISRAFKKKSKDSDLEQHDALGVLREAFDAAENFYGDVTDLRIDISSGTPFAMKHKTFIAIEFSIICQFIVQELECEPDMDVFDFLAKGFVEMLCFTLPGLPLAILKEIDGDDPIEIGEGRVKTALKFLCKLELLGDKVEWSWPAKFDPKTQANVVHSNSPVVAPAACVSEVEARISNVVEGKVGNSDASLAVVEEEDDDTIREI; via the coding sequence ATGGCCAAAGGAGGGTGTGTGGGTGAACAACTGGTTACTTCATCGTATGGTTCGCCTGTTCCTTTGATTGGGCTCTACATCGTAGCTGCAACACTGGTATGCTTCTTTTGCATGACTTTTGATTTGGTGTATGGATTCATTCGGAAGAAACCCTTTTTGCCCTGTAAATTGTTCCCTATGAATGCATTCACCATGACAATGGTAGCAATAGCCACGAAAATCCCAGTTGATCTTACCACACCTATGCCTAGAGCTGAGGATCAGCTCTCCAAGCTCACTGGCACTGCATTGCTTTGCACCTCACTTGGGTTTTATTTACCCTCACTGGGGACTATGGGCACATCCGAGCGCTACGGAAACTTGGCAGCATTGAGCGTGATGGTGATTACTGTGGTTGCTAATGTGTGTATACAAATGGGCACAGGTGTGATCTTTGCCTTCACAACAGAACACATCATCATCATGGTCTGCATCTTAGTATTGCTTGTGTTGATGTGGTCATCTGCTATAGCGTTTAGAGCCCAAAAAGAGCCCTGGAAACCTATATACAATGATTTGATTAAAGATTTAAAGCATGAAAAGGGTGTGCAAGGATTGAGAAAACTGTTAGTGAAGCTCCACATAATCAACTATACAGGCAACCCTCAGACATTGTTATGTGAAATTGCTCATAATCACACTTTTGGCTTAGTATGTGCCCTATCTTCAGCAGTTGTCTTAGAAGCCATGCTCAGATCGTTTGCCCTAAAAACTGTGAGGTTATATTGTGGTAGTGGTGTTTCTGACTACAAATGGTCAATTCCCATCTTGATTGTAGCCCAATTTTTAACCATTGCAGTGGGGAATTTTTCCATCATCTTTAGATGGCTTTCTTTTGTCATCCACACTGACGGTTCAGTTGTTTATCTTCGGCCAGAGCTAGAACTTGAATTTCTGAAGTTGAAGGCCTTCTCTTTTAGGTTCTTCCACAGAAAGCTCTCTAATGTCTTTCTAGTTTCCAAGAACTTTATCTTGGATGTGCTTATACGAACCCAAATCATGTTGTTTATATGCAGCGGCTTCCTTTGGTCACCAATTGCCATTGTCAAGATATTGTTTTTGGGCGAAACATATGAGCATATCTTCGACGAGGAAAGCCGAGATATAAAAGAAATGTTGAAAGAAATGTCTACTTCTCATTCTGAAATAGAGCGCTTTGTATTTGTATGTGTGGAGTTCAACCCTTATAACACTTGGATGAGTAAAATGGCCATGAGAGAcatgatgagatggagaaatACATATAAGAGGGACTGCCCAACTCATCTCATCCAATTGATACCCAATTGTCCTGCTTTTGCTTCAAAATCAGAATGTGCCTTCTCCTTCATAAGAAAATTAGAAGCTACAGGGAAAGGTTATTTGAAGAGATCAATAGCTTCTGACTATGAGTACAAAGTTTCGTGCGTATCTGTGTTGGTCCTTTCTGCAATGCTTGCAGAATTGTTACCATCTTCTTCCCATAAGGAATCTCTAATGCAGAGCTTAAAGGAgtcatttgaaatcatttattaTGTTGACCAGAAGACCACCCATACCCCCAGTGAGTATGATCAAATTAAATGGATGGTAGCAAAAGATGTGTGGGCACAATGGGAGAATCCCAACCATTGGTTCCAAGCCGAGATCATATCGCGTGCATTCAAGAAGAAATCCAAGGATTCCGATTTGGAGCAACATGATGCCCTTGGGGTTCTTCGGGAAGCTTTTGATGCTGCAGAAAATTTTTATGGGGATGTTACAGATTTACGCATTGATATAAGTTCTGGTACACCATTTGCTATGAAGCACAAGACTTTCATTGCAATTGAATTTTCGATCATTTGTCAATTCATAGTACAAGAATTGGAGTGTGAACCAGATATGGATGTGTTTGATTTCCTAGCAAAGGGTTTTGTAGAAATGCTTTGTTTTACCCTGCCCGGTCTCCCACTGGCCATACTGAAGGAGATCGACGGAGATGATCCAATTGAAATAGGCGAAGGAAGAGTGAAAACAGCCTTGAAGTTCCTTTGTAAACTTGAGTTATTAGGTGACAAAGTCGAATGGTCATGGCCAGCAAAATTTGACCCTAAAACTCAAGCAAATGTTGTCCATTCTAACTCTCCTGTAGTTGCTCCTGCTGCCTGTGTTTCAGAAGTTGAGGCTAGGATTTCAAATGTCGTCGAAGGAAAGGTTGGAAATAGTGATGCTTCCCTTGCTgttgtagaagaagaagatgatgatacaATTAGAGAAATATGA
- the LOC122059642 gene encoding transcription factor PIF4-like — translation MNQCVSNCNMEGDLLPLGHQKKSMAPDHELVELLWRNGQVVLQSRTNRKPCLIANESKQVQKTDQSMLKGIGSFGNSSNLTQEDETASWIQYPLEDSLEKEFSDFLYEFPATNPHEVYKPFKQFEADKYVKFGVAEENNAVVTNSALRSQPPIFKQSIDHSLSENPMPPPRLQVPPSTQQDPNLDEIGRVVNFPHFSKPIMTGLGSAKGLIGEQGREKVTRGEVGDSSAMTIGSSHCSSNNIATEANLSRVSSNGVGTTDILPGPVKGDARKVLAKCERAQTGSLEPTVTSSSGGSGSSFGRAGKQSTSPHSNKRKGRDTDESECLSEEAEFESAEANKPVQRTGSSRRSRAAEVHNLSERRRRDRINEKMKALQELIPHCNKSDKASMLDEAIEYLKSLQLQLQIMWMGSGMAPMMFPGVQHYMSRMGIGMGPPSLLSMHSPMQLPRVPMVDQAISASPTPNQSVMCQPPVLNPINFQNQLQNSNFPEQYACYMGFHQHMQTLPQAMNMFGYGSQVVPPGHKMVPPITSGGPCNGGIPINNTQKQHAGLTSDN, via the exons ATGAATCAGTGTGTCTCCAATTGTAACATGGAGGGTGATCTCCTCCCTTTGGGACACCAGAAGAAATCCATGgc GCCTGACCATGAGCTTGTAGAGCTCTTGTGGAGAAATGGGCAAGTAGTGTTACAAAGCAGAACAAATAGAAAACCATGCCTCATTGCTAATGAGTCCAAACAAGTTCAAAAAACTGATCAATCGATGCTCAAGGGTATTGGGTCTTTTGGAAATTCGAGTAATTTGACCCAAGAAGATGAGACAGCATCATGGATCCAGTACCCACTTGAAGATTCTCTGGAAAAGGAGTTCTCTGATTTCTTATATGAGTTTCCAGCTACCAATCCCCACGAGGTTTATAAGCCATTCAAGCAATTTGAAGCTGATAAATATGTTAAATTTGGTGTGGCAGAGGAGAACAATGCGGTGGTCACTAATAGTGCACTAAGATCACAACCACCCATTTTCAAACAATCAATTGACCATAGTTTATCTGAAAATCCAATGCCGCCTCCAAGGTTGCAAGTTCCTCCTTCAACCCAGCAAGACCCTAACTTGGATGAGATTGGAAGAGTTGTAAACTTTCCCCATTTTTCAAAGCCAATCATGACCGGCTTAGGATCGGCAAAAGGATTAATTGGAGAGCAAGGACGGGAGAAAGTGACAAGGGGTGAGGTTGGAGACTCCTCAGCCATGACTATTGGTTCAAGCCActgcagcagcaacaacattgCAACTGAGGCTAATTTGAGTCGAGTTTCCAGTAACGGGGTTGGCACAACTGACATATTACCTGGACCAGTCAAAGGGGATGCTAGGAAAGTGCTTGCTAAGTGTGAGAGAGCACAAACTGGTTCCCTTGAGCCAACTGTTACTTCATCTTCTGGTGGATCTGGGAGCAGTTTTGGAAGAGCAGGCAAACAGTCCACTAGCCCCCACAGTAACAAGAGAAAGGGCAGAGATACTGATGAATCTGAGTGCCTAAGTGAG GAGGCAGAATTTGAATCAGCAGAGGCAAATAAGCCAGTTCAAAGAACTGGGTCCTCTCGCAGGAGCCGTGCTGCTGAGGTCCATAATCTATCAGAGAGA AGGAGGAGGGACAGAATCAATGAGAAGATGAAGGCGCTCCAAGAGCTTATACCACACTGTAACAAG TCGGACAAAGCATCCATGCTAGATGAGGCGATCGAGTATTTGAAGTCACTTCAGTTGCAACTTCAG ATAATGTGGATGGGGAGCGGAATGGCTCCAATGATGTTCCCTGGTGTCCAACACTATATGTCACGAATGGGTATAGGAATGGGCCCACCTTCCTTGCTCTCTATGCATAGTCCAATGCAATTGCCAAGGGTACCTATGGTTGATCAAGCAATATCTGCATCTCCCACACCAAATCAGTCTGTGATGTGCCAACCCCCAGTCTTGAATCCAATTAATTTCCAAAACCAGCTTcaaaattccaatttccctgAACAGTATGCATGCTACATGGGCTTCCACCAGCACATGCAAACTCTGCCTCAG GCAATGAATATGTTTGGATATGGCTCTCAAGTGGTGCCCCCAGGTCATAAAATGGTTCCTCCCATCACTAGTGGTGGACCCTGCAATGGAGGAATTCCAATCAACAATACTCAAAAGCAGCATGCTGG GTTAACCTCCGACAATTAA